In Pseudonocardia sp. DSM 110487, the sequence TTGGCGATGGCCGGATCTGCGCTCATGACGGGCCAGATTAGCGCAGCGCAAGCCCTGAAGGACGCCGTGCTGTTCCTATAGGATCGACGATCCTTAGATGGGCAGGACGTAGAGGCTGGCCGGGGTCGTGGCGACGGCGAGCGCGGAGAGGGCGATCGCCCAGCGGATCGAGCGGCGGATCGGCGGAGTCGTGCTGTCGAGGCGCGCGATGCGAAGGGCGATCGCGGTGTCCGCGGCCGCGATCGTTCCCGCGGGTGCGGAACGCGCGCCCAGCTCGTCGAAGCGCCGGAGCGCGGCCGTGAGCGGCGCGGGGCCGTGGCGGCGGGCGGCGCGGTCGTCGGCGCACATCTCCACGAGCAGCTCCACGGCCGCGGCCGCGCGGAGCACCGGGCGGATCGGCAGCACGCGGCGCATGGCGTGGAACGGCGCGAGGACGAGGTGGTGGTGGCCGCGCGCATGGGCGTGCTCGTGGGCGAGCACCGCGGCCAGCTCGTGCTCGGTCAGAGCCTCGACGGCACCGGTGCTGACCACCACGCACCCGGCGGGCCCCGGTACGTAGTAGGCCGCGGCGGCGGGGTGGTCGAGCAGGAGCGCGCGGCCATGTGGGGATTGAAACCGCGGGTCGGGTCGTCCGACGAGCCGCAACAACAGGCGATGGCGGGACCTCTGCCGCCACAGCTGCCACGAGCTGTGCGTCTGCGCGCCTACCGCCGCGGCCGCGAGGAGCAGGCCGGCGGCCACGGCGGAGACGTGCACTCCTGTGAGGGGCGGGGTCCGCCCCGTGGCGAGCGCGCCG encodes:
- a CDS encoding M56 family metallopeptidase, translating into MIYVVHHAATVAIAAGAAWALTRGRWQVRAPRLALLLWHATAVSAVTGAVGLLLSAGLEPYSLGIAPALGALATGRTPPLTGVHVSAVAAGLLLAAAAVGAQTHSSWQLWRQRSRHRLLLRLVGRPDPRFQSPHGRALLLDHPAAAAYYVPGPAGCVVVSTGAVEALTEHELAAVLAHEHAHARGHHHLVLAPFHAMRRVLPIRPVLRAAAAVELLVEMCADDRAARRHGPAPLTAALRRFDELGARSAPAGTIAAADTAIALRIARLDSTTPPIRRSIRWAIALSALAVATTPASLYVLPI